In Candidatus Neomarinimicrobiota bacterium, the sequence GCTCGACCCGGTCACCGAGCACGTTCCGGGCGAATTCGTCCCCTGCATAAAGGAGAATATCGGGTGTCCGATGGGAAGGCAAGGCCCGGGGATCGGGCGGCTGTGGTCGTTCCGGGAAATAGACCTGGGTTCCCTCCTCGTGCACGGCAAACGGCACCGGTTCAGCGGCCCGCACCGCTTCCTCTAGGGCAGCTTCCACACCAGCGACGGCTTCTTCAGTAATCTCAGTCGGCAGCGGTTGCCTTGCCGCTGCGTAGGGCGGTAGGGGCAGCTGCTTGGGCAACGGTTCGCCCACTTCGGCGAAGGCGATAAAAGCACCGCTGGCTGAGTGTACCGGCAAGATGATGATGGCCGGTCGCTCTTCCCGGGCTGGGAGAACCGCAAAGGAGTGGAACTGCAGGGGCGGTGTAGCGCTTTCCGGCATTTGGGACAACAGCTGTGGTGCAGTTACCGGTGTCACAAACCGGGCATTATTGGTGGTGATGGTGCCGTCGGCCTGCAGGTAAATGATCTCTCCAGCGCCGTCTCCATCCAGGTCGGTGATGGCCAGATCGATAAGGTTGGAGATTTCCGTATCCAGTGCGGCGGCATCCAGGGTGGGGCCAGCCAGACTGACCAGAGTGAGGGAACCGTCAGTGTGTGGTAGGATAACCTCCTCCTGGCCGTCGCCGTTTAGATCTCCCGTGGCCAGCGCTGTGGTCCGAACCATCTCGCCGCTAGGGGCCGTAATAGCCACTTCATAAAAATCTTCCCGGCCATTTATATACGCCAGCAACGAACTGGGCCCGCCGTGACCGACAACCAGGATATCGCCTCGCATGTCGCCGTTGAAATCGGCCACTGCGATGCTGAATGGCCAGGGTCCCGAGCTCATCTGCCGGGAACGCAGCTCCTTGCTGGCACGCAGACCGGTTGGGCCCCAGTCCGCAATCAGCACCATCCGGTCAGGGCTGCGCGTGGCGATCACCAGTTCGTTATCTCCTTTGGCATCGAGATTGGTGACCCTTAACTGACGGGGGCGCAGATAGGATATGCCCCCGCTCCGATAATTCCAGCGGAAAGTAGGTTCCGCCGAAAATGTGGTGCTATTTTCGTCCCAGTCGAATACTAGCAGCCAATCGGGGGCCGACGAGGCTTCCAGGGTATAGTAATGGATTAGAACGGTGATTTCAGGCCGCTGGTTGCCATCCAGGTCTGTCACCCCGGCGTCGACCAGCATAGCCAAGGCCTGCGCCCCCAGCCGGTAGCGCCATAGGGCCCTCAGCGTGTCTGCGCCGGTATCCTCATAGTACACTACCTCGGAAGGCGTCAGGGAGTCGGTAGGTGCCTGAAGTGCCAAGAGTTCAAGTCGGCCATTGGCGTTGTGGTCCCAGCCCCCATCCAGAACATGAATGGTTTGGTTCTGTGAGATCAGCCCCTTGATCGTCACCTCAGCCGGCAGCAAGCTGACGATGAAAAGTGGTGCAATCAGGATATATAGACGCGCGCCCAAACTCTTTTGATTGTGACTTAACGTTCCTTATTAAGTGAACAAGGGTTTTGATTGGTTATTACTGAACTTGCCAAAACTATTCAATTGATATTTATTCAAAAAATTAGACGGACTAGTAAGATTATGCAAGCGAAAAGGTACAGGGGCGGATGTAAAAGCATATCAGGGGGTAAATCGACATATTAGACCTGGTGAAATTAATTTATCTTGATATTGGCCCTTTTCGATTGTAGAATAAAAAGAGAAGCGTTTGGGGACGGTATTCAATCGTTTCAAGCTGAGTTAAAAATTTAGGGTTTATTTTTCAAAGGGGTTGTGTATCGCTGATTAGCGACGCGATATAGTATCGAACTGGCGATGGCCAAAGGCTTCGTTATCGTCAGTTTGATTAACACATAAGGATGTCTGTCGCCTAATCGATCAATGATCTGATCGAGCGGGGGATCCAAAATGTGGGGTGCATTCCGCAAGCGCGGAAGGGATACCTTCTGATCCTAACCCGTCAGCTAACCCCGTAGGCATAAGAAGGGACAGATTTTTGGTCAAAGAGGGCTACAGACAAACCGGTAGCCCTTTTTTTATTGGCACTGGTTCCAGATTTGACCCAGGGGGACACGAAATGAAAATAGTCTTAAGCAGTATTATAGTAGTCACTCTTTTATTGGCTGTCGGATGTAAAAAACAGGCCCGGGAGCAGTTAGGAGAAGGTGAGCTGGCAGGCACGATAACCATGTCGGGAGCATGGGCCCTTTATCCGATGGCGGTTAAATGGGCGGAGGAATTCCAGGAACTCCATCCCAGGGTAAGGATCGATGTTGCTGCCGGGGGTGCCGGCAAGGGGATGGCTGACGCTTTGGCGCAAGTCGCGGATATCGGCAATGTTTCCCGGGACATTTACCCTGAGGAGATCAAGAAAGGCGCCTGGTGGGTTTCAGTGACTAAGGACGCCGTGGTCCCGACCGTTAATGAACGTAATCCCATGCTGGCAAAACTGCTCACTAAAGGTGTCGACCGAGAGACCTTTATTGCTATCTGGATTACCGGCACTGTCGAGAACTGGAGTGAAGTCATTGGTGAAGCGGTGACGGAACCAATCCATGTCTATACCCGCTCCGATGCCTGCGGTGCGGCCAAGACCTGGGCCAAATTCTTGGACGGTAAACAAGAGGATCTGCTCGGGGTGGGGGTCTACGGAGACCCGGGATTGGCTGAGGCTGTCAGGAATGACATCCTGGGCATTGGTTTCAACAATATCAACTATGCCTACGACGCCAAGTCTAAAGCGCAGGTTGAAGGCATAAAGGTGCTGCCGGTGGATCTCAACGGGAATGGACAAATAGATAGTGAGGAAGATTTTTATGACAGCCGGCACGAGATCGTTGCGGCCATCGCTACCGGGAGATACCCCTCTCCACCGGCACGAGATTTGCATTTTGTATGCCAAGGTAGACCCACAAGAGTAGTAGTAACAAAGTTTATCGAGTGGGTTCTGACCGATGGTCAAAAATATGTACCCGAATCCGGTTACATAAGCCTGACTGCTGAAAAACTGCATGAAGGACTGAAGAAACTGGAAGGTGAATAAAGAGCGCTATGAGGAAGACCTGCAATAAGAATGCCTCCTCATATTTCAGGGCAAAATGAGATTGTTTAGCTGGCAGAACAGAAGGCTATTGAAAGACAAGCTTGCCAGCAGGTTCATGCTGTTATTAGCGATTTTCGCGGGACTGGTAGTGATACTGATGGCCCTTGGATTGTATCAACGGTCCCGGCCGATATTGGCAACCAAGTCTTTGATTGAATTGTTCTTTTCATCCTCCTGGCATCCGTTGCGAGGAGAATTCGGATTTTTCCCGTTTATAATGGGCACCTTCTGGGTAACCGGCGTGGCGGTGGCCATCGCCGTTCCTTTTTCCCTTCTGACCGCGGTGTATCTTTCTGAATATGCGCACAAGAGAGTACGGGAATGGACAAAGCCGCTCATAGACTTGCTGGCTGGCATCCCTTCCGTGGTCTACGGGATCTGGGGCGTCCTGATTCTGGTACCGCTGATTAAAAATCACCTGGCGCCGCTCTTTGGCACTTTCTCAACTGGTTACTGTGTCCTGGCGGCTGGCATTGTCCTGTCAATAATGATTTTCCCCATCATAATTCACGTGTCAGCAGAGGTATTTCGGTCAGTGCCCTATGAGGTGCGAGAAGCCTCTTTAGCGTTAGGAGCAACCAAGTGGCAAACAATCAAGTATGTGGTGCTACGCAAGGCTATGCCGGGTATTGTTGCGGCTATTGTTCTGGGCCTGTCACGGGCATTTGGCGAGACAATGGCCGTACTGATGGTAGCAGGAAATGTGGCCCGGGTGCCATCTTCGGTTCTGGATCCAGCCTATCCGCTGCCGGCGCTGATTGCCAACAACTATGGTGAAATGCTATCGGTGCCTCTATATGACTCAGCGCTCTTGCTTGCCTCCCTGGTCTTATTGCTGGTAGTTCTATTCTTTAACGTTATTTCCAGAATCATCCTCATTAGAATTGAAAAGAGAATGCGTTGAGATGGACGGAAGAAAGATAGAAGAAAACTTCTTTAAGATGCTCATGATTGCTTCGACACTTTTGATCATCTCGAGTCTGGTTCTTATCCTGACCACCGTGGTCGTAAAGGGCTTACCTGCCATGAATCTGGCCATGATCACTCAGACCCCGAAGGGTGGCTATTATCTTGGGAAAGAGGGTGGCATACTAAACGCTATTGTCGGCTCACTTTACCTGGCAGGTGGAGCAACATTTCTGGCAATCCTGATCAGTTTGCCCGTCGTGATTTACCTTAATGTCTATGCTGATAAAGATTCCCCCTTGGTGAATGCTTGCCGCTTCTCGCTAGATGTCCTCTGGGGTGTTCCTTCAATAGTTTTTGGAGCTTTTGGCTTCACCATTATGCTATTCTTTGGTCTCCGGGCCTCACTGCTTGGCGGGATTATTGCCGTATCACTATTGATTCTGCCGGTGATGAGTCGGGCCATGGATGAAGTAATCAGAATGATACCGGAAGAACTGTTGGAGGCGTCGTACTCTTTAGGGGCCACCAAATTAGAGACCGCCTTGAAGGTAGTAACCCGACAGGCCCTGCCCGGAATATTAACCGCCGTCCTGATTGCCTTTGGTAGAGGCATCGGGGATGCCGCCTCGGTTATCTTTACCGCTGGCTTTACCGATTCTATTCCGTCCTCGTTGTTTCGCCCGGCAGCCACCTTGCCGCTGGCCATCTTCTTTCAGCTGGGAACCCCATTTCCAGAGGTTCAGGAGCGGGCCTATGCCTCGGCACTGATACTTACCGGGGTGATCTTAATCGTGAGTATAGTCTCCAGGATTTTAATCACCAGATTTACTAAGCACATCGTGAAGTAAGAGGTCAATATGGAATTCAAGACCCATATAAGCGTAAGAAACCTGAATGTGGTTTACGGAAAAGAACAGGCCTTGAAAGATATATCAGTTGATATTCCAGACCGGAAGATAACCGCTATTATCGGACCCTCAGGCTGTGGCAAGACGACCCTCTTGAAATCCTTCAATCGTCTGATAGATTCCATAGAAGGCGTCAGGGTCTCCGGTAAAGTATTTGTGAATGGAGAAGACATTTTCAATCCCAAAACCGAGGTTACGCACATCAGACGGAAAATGGGTCTGCTGTCGCAAAAGCCCTATCCCCTGCCCATGTCGATCTATGATAATGTTGCCTACGGCCCCAGAATCCATGGAATCAAAAGGAAGAAGAAATTGGACCGATTGGTTGAATATTACCTTCAAGAATCGAGTCTTTGGAGTGAGGTAAAAGATCGATTGCATACCCCGGCGTCAAGTCTTTCAGTGGGTCAGCAGCAGCGGCTTTGCTTAGCACGGGGCCTGGCAGTGGAACCTGATATCATCCTTGGTGATGAACCGACCTCGGCCCTTGATCCGACAGCGAGTCAGCGCATTGAAGAAAAGTTCCTCGAACTGAGGGATAGATATACCATCGTCATCGTTACCCATATTCTGCGCCAGGCCAGGAGATTGGCGGACTACGTCATCTTTCTATATCTCGGTGAATTGATCGAACACGGACCGGCGGATGATGTTTTCAGCCATCCGAAACATGAATTAACCGAAGGGTACATTAAGGGGGTTATCGGCTGAGGAAGTAGTTTATCATTAAAACGTTCTGTAGGACTCGCGTTCGGATATTCTTCCGGAATGGGCTGTCTTTGACGGCGGGAGACAAATGCGCCAACATTCTACTAACCAAGCACCTTGCGGGCTGGGATTGGTGAAATAACCTGTGGAAATGCCCGGCCGTCGGGGCGGTGATCTGATCCGGTAAAGAGAGACCTTAAAAGATTATACTAACTTTGAAATCCCACCAGATTTGATCTGCCCACTGCTTTAGAATGTAAATGGGAATGTCTTACCGGCTACAAAAAGCAGTAAGATACCCTTCGCTAAAAATGAATTGTTGAGTGCAAGGTAGGCACTTATATTGTAAGTTCACGATTTAGATAAATATTCTCAAAGGATCATCCTGGTGACAATAGTGGAAAGATTTTGTTTTTATCGCGGTTAAAGTATTAAAAACGGAGTCACATATGCCTAAGCGATTCCTATCCATCGGTTTGATATTGACACTCATATCCACCCTCTATTCTCAACGAAGTGTCCCTTTCTCTACTGAAGAGTATTTTGGTGGCGGCATCGGTTACACCCCCACTTTTTTATGGATTGATGTGGCGCAGAGCCTTCCTTTCAACCTCCTGGGCACAGCTGATACGAGTACCGCCCTGCTCGGTAAAAGTGGCCTGGGATTCAGTGGTAGTGATATTGACGCGCTGGGGAATTTCCTGGTGATCCATGGGGC encodes:
- a CDS encoding PstS family phosphate ABC transporter substrate-binding protein, with the translated sequence MKIVLSSIIVVTLLLAVGCKKQAREQLGEGELAGTITMSGAWALYPMAVKWAEEFQELHPRVRIDVAAGGAGKGMADALAQVADIGNVSRDIYPEEIKKGAWWVSVTKDAVVPTVNERNPMLAKLLTKGVDRETFIAIWITGTVENWSEVIGEAVTEPIHVYTRSDACGAAKTWAKFLDGKQEDLLGVGVYGDPGLAEAVRNDILGIGFNNINYAYDAKSKAQVEGIKVLPVDLNGNGQIDSEEDFYDSRHEIVAAIATGRYPSPPARDLHFVCQGRPTRVVVTKFIEWVLTDGQKYVPESGYISLTAEKLHEGLKKLEGE
- the pstB gene encoding phosphate ABC transporter ATP-binding protein PstB, with amino-acid sequence MEFKTHISVRNLNVVYGKEQALKDISVDIPDRKITAIIGPSGCGKTTLLKSFNRLIDSIEGVRVSGKVFVNGEDIFNPKTEVTHIRRKMGLLSQKPYPLPMSIYDNVAYGPRIHGIKRKKKLDRLVEYYLQESSLWSEVKDRLHTPASSLSVGQQQRLCLARGLAVEPDIILGDEPTSALDPTASQRIEEKFLELRDRYTIVIVTHILRQARRLADYVIFLYLGELIEHGPADDVFSHPKHELTEGYIKGVIG
- the pstA gene encoding phosphate ABC transporter permease PstA; the encoded protein is MDGRKIEENFFKMLMIASTLLIISSLVLILTTVVVKGLPAMNLAMITQTPKGGYYLGKEGGILNAIVGSLYLAGGATFLAILISLPVVIYLNVYADKDSPLVNACRFSLDVLWGVPSIVFGAFGFTIMLFFGLRASLLGGIIAVSLLILPVMSRAMDEVIRMIPEELLEASYSLGATKLETALKVVTRQALPGILTAVLIAFGRGIGDAASVIFTAGFTDSIPSSLFRPAATLPLAIFFQLGTPFPEVQERAYASALILTGVILIVSIVSRILITRFTKHIVK
- the pstC gene encoding phosphate ABC transporter permease subunit PstC, with protein sequence MALGLYQRSRPILATKSLIELFFSSSWHPLRGEFGFFPFIMGTFWVTGVAVAIAVPFSLLTAVYLSEYAHKRVREWTKPLIDLLAGIPSVVYGIWGVLILVPLIKNHLAPLFGTFSTGYCVLAAGIVLSIMIFPIIIHVSAEVFRSVPYEVREASLALGATKWQTIKYVVLRKAMPGIVAAIVLGLSRAFGETMAVLMVAGNVARVPSSVLDPAYPLPALIANNYGEMLSVPLYDSALLLASLVLLLVVLFFNVISRIILIRIEKRMR